The genomic segment AACTTTTTCAAATTCTGATTTCATCGAAAAAGTGGCCGGAATAAATCGGAATGGGTGGCCACTTTCAATCAGAATCAGTGGCCGGTTTGAATCGGAATCGATGGCCACTTTGGATCGGAATATACATAAGGATTTTGGTACAGAGTATCTCCTTACCTTCTCCTGCAAAACAAGGAGTTTTTCTCCCTCTTTCGATGCCAAACGCCTGGAAGAAATATTTATTATTTTTATAATTTTTCTTTCTTTTTTTATTTATTCTCTTTTGAAATTCATTTTTTACCATGATATAAATTCTGAGGGTGTTAAAAAGTGAAATTCAGACAAAAAATGCAGAAAATCGATGCAACCCAAAAAAGGAAATTCCTATCCCTCTTTGTGTGGATGGTCACATTCAGTCTTATCTAAAATATAACCCTTGCCGGCACCGGGTTTACATAAGCTTTCTCCGCCTTCCAAGGTGCCTTTTAGAAGCTTTCCAATTACTTCATCAATTTTTCCGCTTACTCCAACAATTGTTTGGATGTCGTATTCCTCAAAAAATGCCATTGCTCGCTGTCCCATGCCACCACAAACAATGCAATTGGCGCCTTTTTGATGTAAAAACTGGGGGATAGCACCTGGCTGATGCCCCGGGTTTGCGACCTCTGTCCTCTTGGTTACCTTGCCGTTTTCAATATCAACCAAAGTGAAAGTTGGACACCTGCCAAAATGTGCTGATACAAAATCTCCGTCTGTAGATATAGCTATACGCATAATTACTCCTTTTTAAACAATGAGCAAAGATGGGGAATAGATAAACAAACCTACTCCCCATCATTTCAGGTTACTCATTTTTCTCTTCATGAGTTTGGAGTTTTTCTAAGGCCTCTACTCGACTCTGGATATCTTCAAGCTCTTTCTTTAAAATCTCAGCCTGATTTCTTAAGATATCTGCTTCCTGCTTGGGAGTAATCTCAGCTCCGTAAGGATACAAAGCTGGGTTTAGCCAACCACCAAAAGCAGGATACCACATAGCTGCTCTCGCCCAACCAGGAAGACCAGTGGCATAATACCAATGTCTGAAGCCTCTGCCACCACCACGGCCGACAAATCCTCTTCCTCTGCCAAAATAACCTCTGCCGGGGATCGGATTCATATAGCCGGGCACAGAATAACCTGCGCAGTAACCTGCTGCTCTTCCGGTCATCGGGCCTAAGCCCATCGGACCAGTTCCGCCTCCTCTTGGCATACCAAACACCTCCTTCCCTTTGCTTACTTTATTTTTAATGTCTTTAGAATCCAATTTAATTACGCAATACCCCATACCATGACCCGTCATCGGCCCTAATCCACAAGGTCCTGTCCCATCAAAACCTGGCAAAGTCATCCCTCCTTATCGTTATTGAAAACCATTTCCACTAATTGCGAAAAAAATATAGCGGTTATTTCTTCCCGATACATCTTTCACATAAGCCGTAAAACTGGATTAAGTGATTTGTGATTTTAAAGCTGTATTTCTTTGATAAACCCCTCTCTGTCTGATTAAGAAGTTCAATTTCATCATCTATAAAATCTGTATAATCTATAACCCTGTTACAGCCAGTGCAAACCAAATGGTGGTGATGATGCGCCCCCTTAGGCCCTTCAGCAAATTCATAGCGCGCTCTTCCATCTCCAAAATCAAGCTTGTAAACCATGCCCAGGCTGGATAAAACATCTAATGTCCTATAAATAGTGGTTAAGCCGATATTGGGATGACGAGGGTGAATCTTCATATAAATATCTTCCGCGCTCAAGTGTTTTTCTGATTTTGCTAAAACTCCAAGAATTGCTTCTCGGCCTAAAGTAAGCCTATAGCCACATCCTCTAAATTTTCCGTGCCACCACGGTGGCTCAATATAATCTCTTTTCGGCATATCTAATATCTCCTAAATGGCAATGATTTCCATTAACAAATATACATCTTGCGTTTTGATGTGTCAAGATATTTTTTTCAACTCAAAACCTTCCCAAGCGCCACTTTACAGATCCAGATATCTTCCTACCCATCTTTTCTGTTAATAATCTGACTTATTACAGGTATTTTAGAGAAATTGAATATTGATATAAATAGAAAATAATCATGCACCTTGACGATAAACAGAAAAAAATAATATTAGATAAATTCAAGAAATTTGATTCAGCAAGGAATGATTAAAATGCCATCAATTGAGAAACATATTGAACTAAGCTTAAAAAGAACAGGTAAGGAATATAAAGAAATTCACGAGTGGATGGATGGAAAAAATATTAGCTATAAGGAAAGAGTTGCAAGACATAGGGTAAGTAATGTTCCAATATTTCTGCCTGTGGTTGAGAAAGAATTTGGGAAGGATGGCGTCAAGGAGTACCTAAAGCACATAGAAGATGATTACGAGAATAACCTTGTATTAAGAGTTTGGACGGCGTTAAGGAGCCTGATAAGGTGATAAGAACAAAGAGGATCTATGACAGGCCTGATAAAGGTGATGGGTTCAGGATCCTGGTGGACAGGCTATGGCCTAGAGGCCTGTCCAAGGATAAAGCTAAGGTTGATTTGTGGCTGAAAGATATAGCTCCCAGCAATGAATTAAGGAGATGGTTTTCACATGATATTAATAAGTGGACAGAGTTTCAAAAGAGATACGAACAGGAGCTAGAAAGTAAAGAAGAACTGATAAATAAAATTAGAAAGATTGAAAAAGAGAATAAAACCGTGACGTTGTTGTATTCTGCAAAAGACACTTCGTATAATAATGCTGTTGTCTTGAGAGATTATTTGAAAAGCTAATGTTTCTGCCCAAAAAGAGATATTGGCAGTAAAAGGTTTTGAACAGAAACCATTGAAAATAATTGAAATCTGCTCTGGAAAATACGCTAATCAATTCTTGAATAAAAATAGACTAATCTCTCTTTGTATGCCCTGTAAGATCAATGTGTTGGAAGAAGATGGGAAAGTCAAGATTGCTGGAATGAAACCGACTATGATTTCACAATTCTTCCCAGAAGTGACAAAAAAAGAAGCTGAAGAAGTAGAGAAAGATATTAAAGAAATTGTTGATAATGCCAAGTGATAAAATGAAATTGTTAATGCTTCATGCCAAACAATTTTGGTATAAACCACACATAGGTCTAGCAGATGCCAAGAGTGGTGATATAAGTAATGCTATTATTGCATTTATTCATGTTGAAGAAAACGATATGGACAAAGATGAGGTCATAGATAAGGCTGTTGGAAATTTGCGGTGGTTAGCTAAGAAGAATGAAATAGATAAAATAGTTCTTCATTCTTTTGCTCACTTGTCAAACAGCAAATCTGACCCAGAAACTGCAAATAGTATAATTCAAAAAATAGGAGAAGAATTAAAGAAGAATTTCACAGTCCACATTGTGCCATTTGGTCAGTTTTATGAGTTTTCAATTCATGTGCTTGGTCCATCTTTGGCAAAAGTGTTCAAAGACATATAGGGGTTTCAAATGACAATACAAAACCTAATTAACGAATTTGTAAGCGGTTATGTACAAAGCAAATATGATGAGAAATACTTAAAAGAGAAAATAACTGAGATTTTGAAATTTGTACTTCCTAATATCGCGGTCATAGTTAAAAATAAGAAAGAGAAGGATGTCGCTAGGTTATGGAACACTGTGAAAGAAGGTGAGAAAATCAAGAATTTGTTTAGGAAAACTCTTGAAACAATAGATAGACCAATTGTAATTTATGTTGCTAGCAAATTTGAAAATAATCAATATTTTGGTACAAGGATAGTTGAGGAGGCTTTAAAATGGAAATAAAAGTGTTAGATTTCACAGGAAAGTGGTGTTCGACTTGTATTGTTTTGGATAGATTATTAGAATCTGAAATAATTCCAAAATATAAAGATAAAGTGAAATTTATTAAAATTTATATCGAGGAAAATGAAAAATTGACAAACCAATATGAAATTCTTTCTGTACCTACTTTAATTCTTCTGAAAAATGACAATGAAATCTGGAGAAAAAGCGGTTCGATAACTAAAGATGAGGTAATCAAAGAACTGAATAGTGTGGTAAAATGAACGATGAATTGGAGACTATAAGAAAAAAGAAGATTGCCAAAATGTTTGAAAAAATGAATAAACCAAAAGTCAAAATTTACACTACAAACTCTTGTCCATATTGCCAGTTAGCCAAAGATTTTCTAAGAGAGAGGGGTATAAAATTCGATGAGATAAATGTTGAATTTGATCAAAAGGCTGCTAGTGAAATGATAGAAAAATCAGGACAAATGGGAGTTCCTGTTATTGACATAAACGGGACAATTATTATTGGTTTTGATAGGGAGGCAATTTTGAGGGCATTGAAATGAAAGATTATGTTATCTGTAATTCACTTCATGAGAAGATAGGAAATGTAGACAGGGTACTTGATGTAGGTTGTGGCGATGGATATCTCGTTAATTGTTTGGCCAAAAAACTTAATAGAAAGGTTACTGGCTTTGATATTTCAGATGAAGGATTTACTAAGTCGCATGAAAAATGTAAGCAATTCAATACGTGCAGTTTGATAGAATGTGTAAAAGGAAATGCACACAAAATCACAAAATTTTTTGTAAACGAAGAGTTTGATGTTGTTACATTAATATACACTCTTCATCACATAAAAAAGCCAGCCATTGCACTGAAACAAATAAGAAAAATACTAAAAAATGGTGGGAAGATTGTGATAGGTGATTATTGGTTTACTGAGAGGAAAAAGAAAAGAAATTGCTTTAGGTTTACACTAAAAGATATTCATAATTTGCTTAAAGAACAAGGATTTAGATATCTCGGTGAGGACAGGATTGGAAAAGACTTTGTTATGGTTATTGGAGAGAAATGAGATGAGAAGATGGTTATAAATGAAGGTATAAAAATCAAAGAAATTCTGCAAAAGTCTAAAACGATAGCAATAGTCGGATGTTCCAGAGACCCAGAGAAAGATGCTCATAAAGTCCCAAAATATCTGAAAGAACATGGTTATAAAATTATTCCCATAAATCCATCTGCAGATGAAATTCTAGGTGAAAGAGTTTACAAAACTCTATCCGAGATTAAAGAACCTATTGACATCGTGGATATTTTCAGGCCAAGTGAAGAGTGCTTGGGTGTTGTAAAAGAAGCCATCAAGATAAAGCCTAAAGTTATATGGATGCAATTAGGTATCAAAAACGAAGAGGCTGCTAAATTAGCAGAAAAGAAAGGAATAGAAATTGTCATGGACAAATGCATCATGATTGAACATAAACATCTGATAAAATAATTGTTATGCAAACAATCGTAGAAAAATTCGTGAGATTCTGTGAAAGTGATTTTGGGCAGAATATTCTAGAAAAAGAAGCCGAGTATATCTATAGAGAACTAAAGGGTTGCCAGAAAATTCTTGATGTTGGTTGTGGCATTGGTGCATTTGAAGAGAGAATGCCTGACTTTGATATTGCAGGTGTAGATAATGATGAAGAAATGCTTAATGTAGCAAGGAAAAGAGCCCCCATGTTGGTTTTTACAGAACCAGCGCTTCACAACTTCCCTTTCCAAATAGTTCTTATGATGCTACATTTTTTGTTACAAGTCTTGAATTTATGGAAGATTATAGGCCTGCAATTGACGAAGCAATCAGAATTTTAAAACCAAATGGAAAATTAGTTGCTATGGTTCTCAATCCAGAATCCCTGTATTTCCAAAACCATTACGCAAAAGAAGGCTCATATTTCAGAAGAATTAAACCTCAAAATCCATCAGAAATATCAGATTATGTTAGAAGATATTTTGATGTTTCAATACATTACTTCTTAGGTATTGATGGTGAGAGAATTTTTGATACATCTGATAAAAAATACGCAAGTTTGTATATTATTCTTGGAACCAAGAAAAGAGATTAATATTCTCACGAAGTGAGACAAATTGTCCGAAGGACTTAGGAAATCCCCCATAAAATTCTTTTTCGTAGAAAAAGGCTATATGTCCGTTAGGACTAAGGCGGAAACCCCCTTCTAATAAATCTACACGACGATTGAGTTTAACATATGGCATTTTACGAAGTTTCCTGAAGGCAAATTTGGGTGAGGCTCTGCAAGAGCCGAACCGTAAAACCCGTGTTAAATGCCCTGAGCACCGAAGGTGCGAAAGTGCAACGTGGTTCGACAAACGAAGTGAGGAGAAAGTCGCGGAGGGGCAAATTTTTACAAATCTTCCATCATAGGTTTATCTTTTATAAATTCAGAAGGCAACCCAAGTTTCTTAAAATATTCACACATTGCTATACAAGCAAACTTTTCTGTTGAATAATGAGTTCCACCAAGAAGATTGATGTTATTTTGTTTTGCAAATTCATGGGCCTTTTTTGAATAGTCGTTTTTTATTGTAACGCCAGTTATCAAAACATTTACTTTTTCTTTGACAATTTCTTTAAGCATTTCAATATCATTCCCTCCCCCTGCGATGAGTGCAACAATTCCACTTTTTATATCATCGTCTCCATATTTGTATAAACTTGTTTTGTGTCCTATGGCAGATTCAAATTTTTCTTTCAATTTAGATACTGTTTTAAGTTCGGTTTTTCCAAATACTCCACACAAAACACCAAAATATGGAGCAAATAGTTTTCATCTTCATTTTCTCACTACTGAGGGAGGGCGAGATAAAGATGGCAGGTTTCATAAAGTTTCACACTTTGATGATGCCATATTAGCTCAGTTCTTTTCCCGAGAGGTCTTCTTACTGCTCCTTAAAGAAGGCTTTATCAACCTGGAGCTGGTGCGAGAGATTCTTCTCTGGCGACACAGTGGTTTCAATGTTCACTCAAAAGTTCGAGCAAGAACAAAGAAAGAAGAAGAAGAAGAAGAAGAAGAAGAAGAAGAAGAAGAAGAAGAAGAAGAAGAAGAAGAGAGAGTTGGCAAGTACATGATAAGACCTTTGTTATCTTTAGAAAGATTAAGCTTTGAAGAGAAAGAAGGCAAGGTGAGCTACCAACATGGGAAAAAGAGTGCAGAGCAAGAGAAGATGGATTATCTGGTAGTGTATAAATTTGGGGGAAAAGTCAGGTAATTTAAATTAAAATGACAATCATTTCTCTTCGCTTTTCTTTGTATAATCCTCTTCACTCATCCCATGAATAGAGCTGAGTTTCTTTTTCGAAAGTTGAGAATTAAGAGAAAGAAGCTCTTTTTCAGTAATCGATTTAAATTTGATTTCTGCTTTTTTGATTTCCTCTTCAAGTACGGAAAGATATGTGAGTTGGGATTCAGTAGGTCTACCTCCGTATCCGCTTACAGAACCATAAAGATCAATTACTCTTTCCCTGAGCTTTGGTTCACCGAAAATACCCCCACTCTGAACAAGATTTCGATGAAGGCTCTCTAATTTTTTTGAAAACTCTTTGAGTTGAGAAATCAATCCTTTATCTTTGCCTTTCATTTTTTCTAATTCCTTTACTCTTTTATCAGACTGCTCTTTAATATCAGCAATAGTATCAGCTATATAGGCAAGCCTCTCCTGCATTCTATATAATTTCATGACTGTTTCATATTGAAGCTTCCGATCCTCAGGGCTGTGTTCTGTTAATGGGTCAGGAATGAGTTTAATCTCATTTGTGTAAATCTTCTCTTCTTTAGTTAACTTTACTTTGTATGTACCCTCAGGAACCATTGGACCTGTGAGAATGCGAGGAGCCAGGGCTGGTGCTGCTGCAACCTTCGGCGCTTTAAGCCGCATATTCCAATAAACTCGATTAATTCCACGACGTTTCCCTGTTGGCAGGGACTTTATCAGTTTTCCTTCAGCATCATAGATTTCAAGCTTCAAATCTCCAAAAATATGTCTTTTTTTGAGGTAATAAGTAATTACAGCTCCTCCAGGCGGATTTGAACCGAAAAATCCATCATCTCCTGGAAATTCCTGAAGATAGGCAGGAATTGAAACTATAGAAGGCCGCGATTGAAGAATCGCTACATCGCTATTGAGAATCTCCCTGGTAAGGTTTCTCAACGGTGTTATATCATCAATTATCCATATACCCAACCCATGGGTGGCAAGAATAACATCATGGTCACGGGGATGGATAGCAATGTCACGAATCGCAACTTTAGGAAATTGTTCCTTGAAATGAGCCCACTGCTTACCGCCGTCAACTGAAATAAAAAGACCGAGTTCAGTTCCTAAAAATAAAAGCTCTGGGTTAACAAGGTCTTCCCTAATAACATGACAATAACCCTCAATTTCATCAGTAACCATTGAAACCCAGGTTTTTCCAAAATCTGAAGTTTTATAAACATATGGTTTCATGTCACCAGTCTGATGGCCATCAAAAGCAACATAGGCAGTGCCAGGATTATGGGGTCCTGCTTCAACATGAGAACACCATGTGTTTGGGGGAAGATTAAGGATATTTCCAACTACATTTGTCCAGGTTTTTCCACCATCACGGGTAAGCTGGAGATTGCCATCGTCAGTCCCCACCCAAATGACGTTAGAATCAAAGGGCGATTCAGAGATTGTAAAAATAGTACAATGATTTTCAGCAGTTGTGTTATCAATAGTTAAGCCACCTGACTCAGCCTGTCTCTGTTTTTCTGGATCATTTGTGGTGAGGTCTGGAGAAATCCTCTCCCAGCTATCTCCCCTATCTCGGGATTTAAATAGAAATTGAGCACCTATGTAAATAACTTTCGGGTCATTTGGGCTTATAGTAACTGGAGTGTTCCAGTTGAAGCGATATTTAGGTTCACCTTTTTTTGGAAGGGGGCGGATATCTTTCATTTCACCAGTCTTTTTATTGTATCTCTGAAGTCTACCTCCCTGCCATTCGTTATAGACAATCTCAGGGTTGGATGGGTCTGAAAACGCATGGAATCCATCTCCTCCACCGACATTCTGCCAATCTTTATTCTGTATGCCGAATGGACTAAAATTTCGAGATGGACCACACCAGGAACCATTATCCTGAAGACCCCCATAAACATTGTATGGAATTTTCATGTCGAAACTCACATGATAGAACTGGGAAACCGGAAGGTTGCTCAGAAGTTTAAAATTTTTCGCTCGATCATAGGAAACATAAACTCCTCCATCAGTTCCTAAAAGGATGTGCTCGGGGTTATTTGGATTAATCCATAAAGCCTGATGATCAGGGTGAACGCTAAAGGATATCCCCCTCAATCCTGAGATAATGGGATTGCTAAAAGTTTTACCTCCATCTTCACTCATGAAAAGAATCATACTCATATTGTATGCCCTATTATGATCTTTGGGATCTACTTTTATCTCAGCCAAGTAGAAAGGACGGACTTTAACACCAAAACTCGAATTAATTTTAACCCAGCTCTCACCCATATCATCTGAACGATAAAGAGCTGTTTCTTTAGCTTCGAAAATTCCATATAAAGTGCCTGGCCGTGAGGGAGCTACATCAAAGGCAATTCGTCCAAGGTCACCATCAGGAAGTCCTTTCTTTATTCTCTTCCAAGTTTTTCCTCCATCAGTAGATTTATAAAATCCACTGCCTGGGCCTCCTGAGGCAAAAAAGTAGGGCTTTCTCCTAACCTGCCACATAGCTGCATAAATTACATCGGGCTCCTGAGGGTCGATTGCCAGATCACCGCAGCCAGTATTTTCATCCACATACAGAATTCTTTTCCATGTTTTCCCTCCGTCAGTTGTTTTATAAACTCCTCTTTCCTCATTTGAATTCCATAGATGCCCAAGAACGCCCACATAAACAATTTTAGAATCTTTAGGATGGACAATTACTTCACTGATTCTTTCAGAATCTTTAAATCCAACAAATTCCCAATTTTTTCCTCCATCTAATGTTTTATAAAGACCAGTGCCGACAGACACAGTGTTCCTTACGTTAATTTCTCCTGTTCCTGCCCATACTGTATCCGAGTTAGACTGGTCAATGGTAATGCATCCTATGGACATTGTGTATTTCTCGAATAAAGGTGTAAAAGTAGTTCCTCCATTTAAAGATTTCCATATGCCTCCTCCTGCAGTTCCTACATAAATTATTCTCGGGTCGCCTTGAACACAATCAATGTCAGTGATACGGCCACTCATCGCAGCAGGTCCAATACATCGAGCTTTGATGTCACCAAAAGTTGAAGAATCGATTTTTATTTTCTCTTTAGGATATAAAAACACAGCAAATATCAACATGAGAAAAAATATTATTTTTCTTTTAAGAAAGCTTGAAATATTAACCATTTCATCCTCCTGATAATTCATGTTATTCATAATACATATGATGAAAACTATATTAGCTTATTCCTGATCACAGTTCAATATTTCAATTGGAAAACAATTAAAATTTTATTTTTGGGTGTTTTTAGCTACCTTTCTTGATAAAATAATGACATGAAGATTAATATAAAAAAAGATAAAGATAAGAAAATAGATGTGCTTGGTATCGGATTGAATGCGGTGGATTTTCTTTGTGTAATTCCTTCTTTTCCTGAGTATGAAACTAAATTGAAGATGATTGATTATTCAATTCAAGGAGGAGGTCAGGTAGCCACAGCTCTTGTAGCTCTGAGCAAATGGGGGCTAAAGACTAAATACCTTGGAAAATTTGGGTCTGATTATTTCGGAAATTTTTCAAAAAAATCCCTTGAAAAAGAGGATGTTGATGTAGAGGATTCCCTGATTATAGAAGGAGCTCGAAATCAAATTGCATTTATTATGGTCGATAGAGGAACTGGCGAGAGAACAATAGTATGGTATAGAGATGAAAAATTAAATTTTTTTCCAGATGATTTTGATGTAAATTTGATTTTAAAGAGTAAAGTTTTGCTCGTAGATGGTCACAATGAAGAAGCGGCAATTTATTATTCTTCTTTTGCAAAAGAAAATAATGTTCCAGTTGTAGCTGATGTAGAAAGAGTAAAAGAAAATACAGAAAAATTAATAGAAAATGTTGACTTTTTGGTCACATCTTCAAACTTTCCCCAAGAATTTTCAGGAAAAAAGGATTTAGAAAAATCGTTAAAAGAGCTTAAAAAGTTTGGCCCTGTTCTGGTTGCAATAACCCTTGGGAAAGATGGTTCTATTGCTCACTATAAAGATGAAATTATCAGAACCCCTGGATATAAAATTGATGCAGTTGACACCACTGGAGCAGGCGATGTCTTTCATGCAGGCTTTATATATGGTCTTTTGAATGGATTTGAACTGAGAGAATTATTAAAATTTTCTAATGCAGTGGCAGCTTTAAAATGCAGAGAAATTGGTGGTCGAAAAGGAATTCCTTCCGTTCCCGAAGCTCTCTCTTTTATGAATAAAAATTAGTGAATAAACTGATTTACAAAATATTTTGGTGTTAGAGGTTCTCCAGTAATCTTTTTGATTAAATCATCCCATCTGTATTTTGCTCCAGGGAGAAAGAGTTTTTCTCTTAAGTATTTACCAGCATCTATTCTTCCCACATAAGAGACATTTCTGTCTGAATCAATTTTAAATACATTATTTACAATGTAATAATGAAGCTGTGAGGCAAAAAGT from the Acidobacteriota bacterium genome contains:
- a CDS encoding NifB/NifX family molybdenum-iron cluster-binding protein; the protein is MRIAISTDGDFVSAHFGRCPTFTLVDIENGKVTKRTEVANPGHQPGAIPQFLHQKGANCIVCGGMGQRAMAFFEEYDIQTIVGVSGKIDEVIGKLLKGTLEGGESLCKPGAGKGYILDKTECDHPHKEG
- a CDS encoding DUF5320 domain-containing protein, with amino-acid sequence MTLPGFDGTGPCGLGPMTGHGMGYCVIKLDSKDIKNKVSKGKEVFGMPRGGGTGPMGLGPMTGRAAGYCAGYSVPGYMNPIPGRGYFGRGRGFVGRGGGRGFRHWYYATGLPGWARAAMWYPAFGGWLNPALYPYGAEITPKQEADILRNQAEILKKELEDIQSRVEALEKLQTHEEKNE
- a CDS encoding Fur family transcriptional regulator, which translates into the protein MPKRDYIEPPWWHGKFRGCGYRLTLGREAILGVLAKSEKHLSAEDIYMKIHPRHPNIGLTTIYRTLDVLSSLGMVYKLDFGDGRARYEFAEGPKGAHHHHHLVCTGCNRVIDYTDFIDDEIELLNQTERGLSKKYSFKITNHLIQFYGLCERCIGKK
- a CDS encoding DUF488 domain-containing protein; protein product: MIRTKRIYDRPDKGDGFRILVDRLWPRGLSKDKAKVDLWLKDIAPSNELRRWFSHDINKWTEFQKRYEQELESKEELINKIRKIEKENKTVTLLYSAKDTSYNNAVVLRDYLKS
- a CDS encoding DUF302 domain-containing protein; this translates as MAVKGFEQKPLKIIEICSGKYANQFLNKNRLISLCMPCKINVLEEDGKVKIAGMKPTMISQFFPEVTKKEAEEVEKDIKEIVDNAK
- a CDS encoding threonyl-tRNA synthetase editing domain-containing protein; translation: MPSDKMKLLMLHAKQFWYKPHIGLADAKSGDISNAIIAFIHVEENDMDKDEVIDKAVGNLRWLAKKNEIDKIVLHSFAHLSNSKSDPETANSIIQKIGEELKKNFTVHIVPFGQFYEFSIHVLGPSLAKVFKDI
- a CDS encoding thioredoxin family protein; protein product: MEIKVLDFTGKWCSTCIVLDRLLESEIIPKYKDKVKFIKIYIEENEKLTNQYEILSVPTLILLKNDNEIWRKSGSITKDEVIKELNSVVK
- a CDS encoding Uxx-star family glutaredoxin-like (seleno)protein; translated protein: MNKPKVKIYTTNSCPYCQLAKDFLRERGIKFDEINVEFDQKAASEMIEKSGQMGVPVIDINGTIIIGFDREAILRALK
- a CDS encoding class I SAM-dependent methyltransferase, encoding MKDYVICNSLHEKIGNVDRVLDVGCGDGYLVNCLAKKLNRKVTGFDISDEGFTKSHEKCKQFNTCSLIECVKGNAHKITKFFVNEEFDVVTLIYTLHHIKKPAIALKQIRKILKNGGKIVIGDYWFTERKKKRNCFRFTLKDIHNLLKEQGFRYLGEDRIGKDFVMVIGEK
- a CDS encoding CoA-binding protein yields the protein MVINEGIKIKEILQKSKTIAIVGCSRDPEKDAHKVPKYLKEHGYKIIPINPSADEILGERVYKTLSEIKEPIDIVDIFRPSEECLGVVKEAIKIKPKVIWMQLGIKNEEAAKLAEKKGIEIVMDKCIMIEHKHLIK
- a CDS encoding Nif3-like dinuclear metal center hexameric protein — its product is MKEKFESAIGHKTSLYKYGDDDIKSGIVALIAGGGNDIEMLKEIVKEKVNVLITGVTIKNDYSKKAHEFAKQNNINLLGGTHYSTEKFACIAMCEYFKKLGLPSEFIKDKPMMEDL
- a CDS encoding transposase — its product is MADSNFSFNLDTVLSSVFPNTPHKTPKYGANSFHLHFLTTEGGRDKDGRFHKVSHFDDAILAQFFSREVFLLLLKEGFINLELVREILLWRHSGFNVHSKVRARTKKEEEEEEEEEEEEEEEEEEEERVGKYMIRPLLSLERLSFEEKEGKVSYQHGKKSAEQEKMDYLVVYKFGGKVR
- a CDS encoding glycosyl hydrolase — protein: MVNISSFLKRKIIFFLMLIFAVFLYPKEKIKIDSSTFGDIKARCIGPAAMSGRITDIDCVQGDPRIIYVGTAGGGIWKSLNGGTTFTPLFEKYTMSIGCITIDQSNSDTVWAGTGEINVRNTVSVGTGLYKTLDGGKNWEFVGFKDSERISEVIVHPKDSKIVYVGVLGHLWNSNEERGVYKTTDGGKTWKRILYVDENTGCGDLAIDPQEPDVIYAAMWQVRRKPYFFASGGPGSGFYKSTDGGKTWKRIKKGLPDGDLGRIAFDVAPSRPGTLYGIFEAKETALYRSDDMGESWVKINSSFGVKVRPFYLAEIKVDPKDHNRAYNMSMILFMSEDGGKTFSNPIISGLRGISFSVHPDHQALWINPNNPEHILLGTDGGVYVSYDRAKNFKLLSNLPVSQFYHVSFDMKIPYNVYGGLQDNGSWCGPSRNFSPFGIQNKDWQNVGGGDGFHAFSDPSNPEIVYNEWQGGRLQRYNKKTGEMKDIRPLPKKGEPKYRFNWNTPVTISPNDPKVIYIGAQFLFKSRDRGDSWERISPDLTTNDPEKQRQAESGGLTIDNTTAENHCTIFTISESPFDSNVIWVGTDDGNLQLTRDGGKTWTNVVGNILNLPPNTWCSHVEAGPHNPGTAYVAFDGHQTGDMKPYVYKTSDFGKTWVSMVTDEIEGYCHVIREDLVNPELLFLGTELGLFISVDGGKQWAHFKEQFPKVAIRDIAIHPRDHDVILATHGLGIWIIDDITPLRNLTREILNSDVAILQSRPSIVSIPAYLQEFPGDDGFFGSNPPGGAVITYYLKKRHIFGDLKLEIYDAEGKLIKSLPTGKRRGINRVYWNMRLKAPKVAAAPALAPRILTGPMVPEGTYKVKLTKEEKIYTNEIKLIPDPLTEHSPEDRKLQYETVMKLYRMQERLAYIADTIADIKEQSDKRVKELEKMKGKDKGLISQLKEFSKKLESLHRNLVQSGGIFGEPKLRERVIDLYGSVSGYGGRPTESQLTYLSVLEEEIKKAEIKFKSITEKELLSLNSQLSKKKLSSIHGMSEEDYTKKSEEK
- a CDS encoding PfkB family carbohydrate kinase, with product MKINIKKDKDKKIDVLGIGLNAVDFLCVIPSFPEYETKLKMIDYSIQGGGQVATALVALSKWGLKTKYLGKFGSDYFGNFSKKSLEKEDVDVEDSLIIEGARNQIAFIMVDRGTGERTIVWYRDEKLNFFPDDFDVNLILKSKVLLVDGHNEEAAIYYSSFAKENNVPVVADVERVKENTEKLIENVDFLVTSSNFPQEFSGKKDLEKSLKELKKFGPVLVAITLGKDGSIAHYKDEIIRTPGYKIDAVDTTGAGDVFHAGFIYGLLNGFELRELLKFSNAVAALKCREIGGRKGIPSVPEALSFMNKN